A part of Andrena cerasifolii isolate SP2316 chromosome 10, iyAndCera1_principal, whole genome shotgun sequence genomic DNA contains:
- the LOC143374123 gene encoding tektin-3 isoform X2, with protein sequence MEGITGPSVSDSSRVVEAGECDTTPKSHPWRSKMGYETVEASPLPAQSLTNLLVDTCYTPNGMATESLRFPNLVTGFHRNPANAARAALYTRYSAYEWLQNQLKLFNESNSNRSFSENLRQDTVRMMREADENVQDGQTETGRKLGERITDTTFWRNEVASELERLIVDYKRMQECHRGLQGTIQSLEGQLHIAQECLYYREARTGTDLVHDQAEQALLDEVQVVKNCQNKLHEFSSKCVNQLTSSRAVQNELEADMRNKEAALGIDITCHQMNNFSRGLQYYCGIEKYNPSITEAESWAEASNGVVKKSQAERSTSNQLRSDIDNAINAVGHEMWKAWGDTNNALAKRALEMLEAKENIQTHLHKLQQEIFEIEKNSQLIQKAIADKSSALKVAHTRLESRTHRPEAELCNDYAQLGMIKEVETINLMINNMNSKLQAFEAQHQQLLRTRSNLETDLKSKVDALFIDREKCMAMRRSYPIASVIKF encoded by the exons ATGGAGGGTATTACTGGTCCGTCAGTTTCCGACTCAAGCAGGGTAGTTGAAGCCGGAGAATGCGATACAACTCCAAAATCACATCCATGGCGTAGCAAAATGGGATACGAAACGGTGGAAGCATCTCCGTT ACCTGCACAGTCTCTGACAAACCTGTTGGTCGACACCTGTTACACACCAAACGGAATGGCTACGGAATCGTTGCGGTTTCCAAATTTGGTCACCGGCTTTCATCGAAATCCAGCGAACGCAGCACGAGCTGCACTTTATACAAGATACAGCGCGTACGAGTGGTTACAGAACCAACTGAAGCTGTTCAATGAATCCAATAGCAATAGAAGTTTCTCGGAAAACTTACGACAGGATACAGTTCGGATGATGCG AGAGGCAGATGAAAATGTCCAAGACGGTCAAACTGAAACGGGCCGTAAATTAGGAGAACGAATCACCGACACCACTTTCTGGAGAAACGAAGTGGCTTCGGAATTGGAACGGCTGATTGTAGATTACAAAAGGATGCAAGAGTGCCATCGGGGCTTGCAGGGGACAATACAAAGCTTAGAGGGACAATTGCACATTGCTCAAGAATGTCTGTATTATCGCGAAGCTAGAACAG GAACTGACTTGGTACACGATCAAGCTGAACAGGCCCTTTTAGACGAAGTGCAAGTGgtgaaaaattgtcagaatAAATTGCACGAGTTTTCCTCTAAATGCGTCAATCAA CTTACGAGTAGTAGAGCTGTGCAAAATGAATTAGAGGCCGACATGAGAAATAAAGAGGCTGCACTTGGGATCGACATTACGTGTCACCAGATGAATAATTTTAGTCGTGGCTTACAATATTACTGTGGTATCGAAAAGTACAATCCCAG CATTACAGAAGCTGAATCGTGGGCCGAAGCATCCAATGGCGTAGTGAAAAAATCCCAGGCAGAAAGATCGACATCTAATCAGCTACGAAGCGACATTGACAATGCTATAAACGCAGTTGGACACGAAATGTGGAAAGCATGGGGCGATACAAATAACGCATTAGCCAAAAGAGCTCTGGAAATGCTTGAAGCCAAAGAAAACATACAAACACACTTACACAAA CTCCAGCAAGAAATCTTTGAGATTGAAAAGAACTCGCAATTAATACAAAAAGCCATTGCGGATAAGAGTTCTGCGCTGAAAGTTGCCCACACCCGTCTAGAGAGTAGGACACATCGGCCCGAAGCAGAGCTATGCAACGATTATGCCCAACTCGG AATGATCAAGGAAGTGGAAACGATCAATTTGATGATAAACAATATGAATTCGAAATTACAAGCGTTTGAAGCTCAACATCAACAACTTTTACGCACCCGATCTAATTTAGAAACTGATCTGAAATCTAAAGTCGATGCGTTATTCATAGATCGAGAGAAATGCATGGCTATGCGAAGAAGTTATCCAATTGCATCGGTTATCAAATTCTGA
- the LOC143374123 gene encoding tektin-3 isoform X1, with product MEGITGPSVSDSSRVVEAGECDTTPKSHPWRSKMGYETVEASPLPAQSLTNLLVDTCYTPNGMATESLRFPNLVTGFHRNPANAARAALYTRYSAYEWLQNQLKLFNESNSNRSFSENLRQDTVRMMREADENVQDGQTETGRKLGERITDTTFWRNEVASELERLIVDYKRMQECHRGLQGTIQSLEGQLHIAQECLYYREARTGTDLVHDQAEQALLDEVQVVKNCQNKLHEFSSKCVNQLTSSRAVQNELEADMRNKEAALGIDITCHQMNNFSRGLQYYCGIEKYNPSITEAESWAEASNGVVKKSQAERSTSNQLRSDIDNAINAVGHEMWKAWGDTNNALAKRALEMLEAKENIQTHLHKVTNDYYYYSHIIQVYYSVLQLRFRLQLQQEIFEIEKNSQLIQKAIADKSSALKVAHTRLESRTHRPEAELCNDYAQLGMIKEVETINLMINNMNSKLQAFEAQHQQLLRTRSNLETDLKSKVDALFIDREKCMAMRRSYPIASVIKF from the exons ATGGAGGGTATTACTGGTCCGTCAGTTTCCGACTCAAGCAGGGTAGTTGAAGCCGGAGAATGCGATACAACTCCAAAATCACATCCATGGCGTAGCAAAATGGGATACGAAACGGTGGAAGCATCTCCGTT ACCTGCACAGTCTCTGACAAACCTGTTGGTCGACACCTGTTACACACCAAACGGAATGGCTACGGAATCGTTGCGGTTTCCAAATTTGGTCACCGGCTTTCATCGAAATCCAGCGAACGCAGCACGAGCTGCACTTTATACAAGATACAGCGCGTACGAGTGGTTACAGAACCAACTGAAGCTGTTCAATGAATCCAATAGCAATAGAAGTTTCTCGGAAAACTTACGACAGGATACAGTTCGGATGATGCG AGAGGCAGATGAAAATGTCCAAGACGGTCAAACTGAAACGGGCCGTAAATTAGGAGAACGAATCACCGACACCACTTTCTGGAGAAACGAAGTGGCTTCGGAATTGGAACGGCTGATTGTAGATTACAAAAGGATGCAAGAGTGCCATCGGGGCTTGCAGGGGACAATACAAAGCTTAGAGGGACAATTGCACATTGCTCAAGAATGTCTGTATTATCGCGAAGCTAGAACAG GAACTGACTTGGTACACGATCAAGCTGAACAGGCCCTTTTAGACGAAGTGCAAGTGgtgaaaaattgtcagaatAAATTGCACGAGTTTTCCTCTAAATGCGTCAATCAA CTTACGAGTAGTAGAGCTGTGCAAAATGAATTAGAGGCCGACATGAGAAATAAAGAGGCTGCACTTGGGATCGACATTACGTGTCACCAGATGAATAATTTTAGTCGTGGCTTACAATATTACTGTGGTATCGAAAAGTACAATCCCAG CATTACAGAAGCTGAATCGTGGGCCGAAGCATCCAATGGCGTAGTGAAAAAATCCCAGGCAGAAAGATCGACATCTAATCAGCTACGAAGCGACATTGACAATGCTATAAACGCAGTTGGACACGAAATGTGGAAAGCATGGGGCGATACAAATAACGCATTAGCCAAAAGAGCTCTGGAAATGCTTGAAGCCAAAGAAAACATACAAACACACTTACACAAAGTAACGAATGATTATTACTACTACAGCCACATCATCCAAGTTTATTATTCTGTTCTACAGCTGCGTTTCCGTTTACAGCTCCAGCAAGAAATCTTTGAGATTGAAAAGAACTCGCAATTAATACAAAAAGCCATTGCGGATAAGAGTTCTGCGCTGAAAGTTGCCCACACCCGTCTAGAGAGTAGGACACATCGGCCCGAAGCAGAGCTATGCAACGATTATGCCCAACTCGG AATGATCAAGGAAGTGGAAACGATCAATTTGATGATAAACAATATGAATTCGAAATTACAAGCGTTTGAAGCTCAACATCAACAACTTTTACGCACCCGATCTAATTTAGAAACTGATCTGAAATCTAAAGTCGATGCGTTATTCATAGATCGAGAGAAATGCATGGCTATGCGAAGAAGTTATCCAATTGCATCGGTTATCAAATTCTGA